The genomic DNA GAAGTCGGGGATCTTTATTTGTTGTTTGTGTTCTTAAAACCAGAAATATGAGTATGATGCCATAATTCAGCAATACGGAGATAAAAAAGTTCCTATGCTGGATACACTCGATTTAACACTTTCCTTAGATAAAGCCACCTATAAGTCAGAAATTGATCGGCTGATGCATCAACTGCGAGAACTGCAAAATGCCTGTAGGGATAAAAAATTACCTGTAGTCGTGGTCTTGGAAGGGTGGGCTGCTTCTGGTAAGGGTGCGTTGGTGAAGCAAATGGTTTCTTACATGGACCCCCGTGGATTTAAAGTACATCCTATCTGGCCACCGAGTGAAGAAGAACGCAAATATCCCTTCCTGTGGAGATTCTGGGAAAAATTACCCGCCCAAGGTAATATCAGTTTTTTCTATCACAGTTGGTATACTCATGTTTTAGAAGAACGCTTATTTGAGCGCGTAGGAATAGATCAAGTTCCCACTGTGATCAAATTAATGGGGCAAATTAATTCCTTTGAGCGTCAAATGGTGGATGATGGAGCTGCGATCGCTAAATTTTGGTTGCATCTAAGTCGTAAAGAATTGAAAAGTCGTTTAAAAGACTACGCCAAAGATGAATTAACCGCTTGGCGAGTGCGAAAAGAAGACTGGAAGCAAGCAAAACACTATGACCGCTACGCCACCTTTGCGGAAGAAATGCTCGTGCAAACTAGTACTGGGGTTGCACCTTGGACTTTAGTCGAGGCTGACTCTGAACGGTGGGTGCAGGTGAAGGTACTCACCCATCTGACTACTACCTTGACTGCTGCTTTAGATAGGCTGAAAATTCAGCTTCCCGCTCCCGCTTTACCTGCACAGACGCAATTAGAAACCACCGAGTCAGACTTACTAGCGCAAGTTGATTTGAGCTTAAGCCTTTCAGAAACCGAATACGAAGAGCAATTAGCCAACGAACAGGTAAAACTACGCAAGTTACAATTAAGCATCCACAAGCATCAAATTCCTGTCCTGGTGATGTTTGAAGGCTGGGATGCAGCAGGTAAAGGCGGGGCGATTAAGCGGCTAACCGATATTCTCGATCCTCGGAGTTACTTTGTGCATCCCTTTGCTGCGCCCACAGATGAAGAAAAAGTTCATCATTACCTCTGGCGATTTTGGCGCAGATTACCCACATCTGGGATAATTGGGATTTTTGACCGTTCCTGGTATGGAAGGGTGTTAGTGGAGCGTGTGGAAGGCTTTGCTTCGGAAATCGAGTGGCGCAGAGCCTACCGCGAAATTAATGAATTTGAGTCTCAGTTAACCAGTGCAGGCTATGTTTTAGTCAAGTTTTGGCTACACATTAGCCCAGAGGAACAACTTCAACGTTTTACAGACCGTCAAAATGATCCTTTTAAGCAGTATAAGCTGACCGATGAAGACTGGCGCAATCGGGAAAAGTGGAGTCATTACGATGTCGCCGTAAATCAGGCAATTCAGCGCACCACCACCGC from Nodularia sp. LEGE 06071 includes the following:
- the pap gene encoding polyphosphate:AMP phosphotransferase produces the protein MLDTLDLTLSLDKATYKSEIDRLMHQLRELQNACRDKKLPVVVVLEGWAASGKGALVKQMVSYMDPRGFKVHPIWPPSEEERKYPFLWRFWEKLPAQGNISFFYHSWYTHVLEERLFERVGIDQVPTVIKLMGQINSFERQMVDDGAAIAKFWLHLSRKELKSRLKDYAKDELTAWRVRKEDWKQAKHYDRYATFAEEMLVQTSTGVAPWTLVEADSERWVQVKVLTHLTTTLTAALDRLKIQLPAPALPAQTQLETTESDLLAQVDLSLSLSETEYEEQLANEQVKLRKLQLSIHKHQIPVLVMFEGWDAAGKGGAIKRLTDILDPRSYFVHPFAAPTDEEKVHHYLWRFWRRLPTSGIIGIFDRSWYGRVLVERVEGFASEIEWRRAYREINEFESQLTSAGYVLVKFWLHISPEEQLQRFTDRQNDPFKQYKLTDEDWRNREKWSHYDVAVNQAIQRTTTATSPWTIVPANDKYYARVKVIETVVEAIEAELKRRKQSDN